The segment AAAGACCAGAGTTGCTCCTGTTGAAGGTACAGTGATGGAGTACGCTCCGTTTACATCTGTTGGTGTAGCAATAGTGGTTCCTTTGAGCTGAACAGTTACGCCGGGCATTGTCTCGCCAGAGGCAGCATCTGTCACTCGTCCTGTCACAGTCCGTTCCTGCGCCCACACTTGCCCGGCAAGTGTCAGCATCAGCACGAAGCTGAATAGTAGTGATTTCATCATGTGGTTGTTTGGTTAGGTTTGGTAAAATTTCTGTGCCTAAATATATATGTAAAAAAATGCCTTACAAGCGTTTGACTTTCTAGGGTTTGTAAGGGTTTATGGCTTCGTAACTTGCTTTTATTTGAAGATGATAGAATTTGCAGAAGAAAATTAACATTTCGTTAACAGTTTGGGAGTGCTGTCTAATGATTTTGAAAAAAGCTTAGAAACAGTTGTGGAAAAAAATATTCTGAAGAAGTAAAAGAATAAATTTCATAACCGTCTTGACCAACCTGGGTTACATGCATCAGTTAAGGGCATGCCGGAGGAGGAGGTAGAGAAAAAGACAAATTTCAGGTATGCATGCAACCTTAGTAATGATTGGAGTATCTTCTAATCAAAGCCCGTTGTTATGAGATCTTTGTATGCTTTCTGTTTGCTTTGTTTAATTGCCTTTACTTCCTGTGAAGAGGAGCAAGTGTATAAGACCTGTGTAGTGGAGAACCCTGTTCAAGAGCTAGAATGGCTGCGGGTGAAGGTTAGTGAATTGCAGAAGTCAGAGTACTGCCAGTTTGTGCAGACGGGAAACTTCAAGGGGCGGACAGTCTTTGTGGTGGGAAACTGTGATCCGCTCATCAACTCCATCAATTCAGTGTATGACTGTGACGGCAACCTGCTTTGTTACGGAGGTGATGAAACCTGCCCTAATTTTCAACAGGAAGTGAAAGACGTGAAACTGGTTTGGACTAACGGGAAATAACGAACGCACCATAAACAAGAAAGGGCACCTCTGTAGAGGTGCCCTTTCTTGTTTATGGTGCGTTTTAGAAAAACTAAACCAATTTGTTTGCTACCAGGTACTCGGCAATTTGCACAGCGTTAGTGGCGGCTCCTTTTCTGAGGTTGTCAGCCACTACCCACATGTTCAGGGTTTTTTCCTGGGTTTCGTCTATTCTGATGCGGCCAACCAAAACCTCATCCTTCCCGTGGGCATCCATAGGCATAGGGTATTTCAGGTTGGCGGTGTCATCCACTACTATTACACCCGGGGTTTCCTGCAACAAACGGTATACTTCTTCTAAGGTGAAGTCATTTTCAAACTCCACGTTCAAAGACTCTGAGTGACCACCCATTACCGGAATACGAACCGTAGTGGCAGTAACTCTTATGTTATTGTCGCCCATGATCTTCTTGGTCTCGTTCACCATTTTCATCTCTTCCTTGGTGTAACCGTTGACTTCAAACACATCAATGTGCGGAATCACGTTCAGGTCAATGGGGTAGGCATATGCTTTTTCGCCTTCTTTGCCCGCACGCTCGTTCATTAACTGGTCAACCGCTTTCTTGCCGGTACCGGTTACCGACTGGTAGGTGCTTACCACAATGCGTTTCACCTTTAAAGCCTTGTGCAGATTGTTCAGCGCCACTACCATCTGGATGGTGGAGCAGTTAGGGTTAGCAATGATCTTATCTTCAGGGGTAAGTTCAGAGGCGTTGATTTCCGGAACTACCAGTTTCTTGGAAGGATCCATGCGCCAGGCTGAAGAATTATCTACTACCGTAGTACCGGCTTCGGCAAACTTAGGAGCCATCTCCTTGCTCACGCTTCCGCCCGCTGAGAAGATCGCGATCTCGGGTTTTCGGGCAATAGCCTCCTCCATCCCGATCACGGTGTATTCCTTGCCTTGGAAATTCATCTTCTGGCCCACTGATTTTTCAGAGGCTACTAACAGCAATTCGTCCACTGGGAAGTTACGCTCCGCCAGGACCTTCAGCATTTCGCCACCCACTAGGCCGGTGGCGCCTACTACAGCTACTTTCATGTAAAGGTGTATAAATGGTTTTCAAGTATGGTTGCCGAAGAAGAACGGGTGGGTAGCTTTCTCCGGAACAACGGCTTGGTCTTTTCTACTTGTTTTCTGAAAATCAGGTAGAAAGCCCGTGGGCCGGTTGCAAAGTAAGCCAACTTTTCATGATAAATAAAGTAAAGGCTATTCATGAGGCAATTCTTTCTTGCTTTTATTCTAACTATAGCTATATTACCGGCTCTGCAGGCGCAGATACAGGAGTCTTTCTCTGACGGAGACTTCACCCAACGCCCTGTATGGGCAGGAGATACCGATCATTTTAGGGTAAATACCATCGGGCAACTGCAAAGTAACGGGCCAACTGCCACAGGTTCCACCCTTCATTTAGCTACTACCAATACCCTGGCTACCAATACTCAATGGGAGTTTTATGCTCAGCTTGCTTTTGCCACCTCCTCTGGAAACTATGCGGAAGTGCACCTGATCTCTGACCAACCAGATCTGAAAGGAGCCCTGCGGGGATACTTTGTTAGAATGGGCGGCACTGAAGATGACATAAGCCTTTACCGAAAAGATGGAGCCAGTGCCACGAAAATCATTGATGGGCCAGACAAAGCCCTAGTCTCCTCAGATACAAAACTGTGGATTAGGGTAACCCGCACCGCCACCCATGACTGGACCCTTGAAGTTGACCTGACGGGCACCCGCCAAAAATACGAGGTGCTGGGACGGTCGCAGGATGCCCGGTACACCACCACAAGATACGCAGGCGTTTTGTTCCGGTATTCCCAAGCCAACGCCCAGCGCTTTTACTTTGATGATTTTACGGTAAAGCAAATAGGTGGCCTCAGTCTCCTTAATAGTGTGGCAACTAACGCCAGAACGGTAGAGTTGACCTTTTCTGCGCCAGTTTCACAAATAGAGGCTACAAACACCAGCTATTACAGAGTTAATGAAAGGCTGTTGCCTGCCAATGCGGAGTGGCAGGCAACTTCACCACAAAAGGTAAGACTCCAGTTTAATGAAGATTTAGAAACAGGACGCAATTACCTGGAGGTGCTACGCATGATTGATGCCGAAGGCAATGCCGCGCAAAATCTGACGATTACCTTTGCATATACCCCAACAGCTTTACCGGGAGATGTGAGGCTTACAGAGATTTATGCGGATGTCAACCCTCTGCAGGATTTACCTGCCGCCGAGTTTATTGAGATCTACAACCGAAGTAATAAAACCTTCAACTTAGCCGGGTGGAAGTACTCAGATGCCACGGCCTCCGCAGGTGTCTTCCCCGACTACTTGCTACGGCCCGGTGCGTACCTTATTATCTGTGCTGCCAGAGATACAATTCTTTATAAATCGTTTGGTCCGGTACTTGGGTTGGCTACATTTCCCTCCTTGAATGACAGCGGTGATGACGTAGAGCTTTTTGATGCAAATGGTCAGTTGATAGACCTTGTGCGCTACAGTAACAGCTGGTACCGTGAAACTGCTAAAAAGGAAGGCGGCTGGAGTTTGGAGTTGCTGAACGTGAACAGTGCCTGTGTAGGGGGCTCGCAATGGAAAGCCTCGGAAAGCCCAATGGGAGGTACCCCCGGCAAAGTTAATTCCGTGCAGGTAGTGGATAAGGAAGCGCCCGTCCTGCAGCAAATTGCCGCCACCACTGCCACTACAATTCTGCTTCAGTTTAATGAGCCATTGGATAGTGCAGAGGCCTTGCAACTAAATCGCTATATCATTTCGCCAGGTATGGCTGTGCAACAGGTCAGGGTAGCGGGTTCTCTAACTGAAGTGGAATTGATTTTAACTACTCCTTTGCGGGAAAATGAGCGCTACGCAGTAACCGTGCAAGGTCTAAAGGATTGTAGCGGAAATGTCACTCCTACGGTGCAAAAGACAGTTGTGATGCCTGCTGCTCCTAAGCAAGGGGAGGTGGTCATCAATGAGATTCTGTTTAACCCCCGAACAGGCGGCGTAGACTTTGTGGAAGTGGTAAACAGATCTTCCAATCACTTAAACCTGCAAAACTGGAAACTTGCTAATCGGTCAGCGGGTGCCGTGGCCAATTCACGCAATGTAAGCGCCCAAAGTCTGGTGCTGGCGCCCGGCGGCTACCTGGTGTTTACTTCTGATCCTGAAATTTTACTGCGCGAATATCCATCTGGGCATCCTGAAAGGTTTGTCCAGATGGGTTCTATGCCTTCTTTCCCGGATGAGGCCGGAAACGTGGTGCTGCTTTTGCCCAACCAGGAGATTATGGATGAAGTGGCGTACCAAAGCAAGCAGCACTTCAAACTTATCTCTGATGCAGAAGGGGTTTCTCTGGAGCGCATTACCTTGGCCGGTCCTTCAGCTCCGGAGAATTTTCATTCCGCCGCTACTACTGTCAAAGCAACCCCCGGCTACGAGAACTCCCAGTCTCAGGAAATAGTAGCTTCAGCCAGGAAACTGAGCATGCACCCCAAAACCATTACCCCAGACGGCGACGGCGTAGATGATGCCCTTTTATTACGGTTCCGGATGGCGCAGCCCGGGTATGTGGCCCACGTGACCATTTATGACACACACGGGAGACCTATCAGAAAACTATCTAACAATACGCTATTGGGCGCTGAAAATGTGCTGCAGTGGGATGGCTTAACAGATGCCGGTACTAAGGCAGCCATAGGGTACTATATAGTGCTGGTAGAGCTGTTTAACCTGCAGGGGCAGAAAGAAGTATTGAAAGAAACAGCGGTAGTGGGTGGCCGTTTTTAACCTGATTTTGAGAAAGTGCCTCTAAAATGAAACTTCGGTCAAGACGCTTTTGGTTAGCCCGCACATTTTCAGAATATTTGCGGTTTCATTAGCCTGTTTTACGGGCGTAATAGTTTCGTTTTGGATATTCTGTACCTCTGCCTTTTCGCGTTTCTGGCAGGTTTGATTGATTCTGTGGTAGGAGGTGGAGGGCTTATCCAGTTACCGGCGCTTTTTGTGTTTCTGCCCCATGTGCCGGTGCCCACCGTGTTCGGAACCGGGAAGCTTTCCAGTATTGCAGGTACCTCCGTTTCTATGTGGCGCTACGCCCGAAATGTAGAAATCAACTGGCGCGCCTTGTTGCCTGCCGCTATCACCGCCTTTGTCTTTTCCTTTCTGGGTGCCCGAGCTCTCAGTCACTTTGATGCCGAACTGCTGCGGCCTATCATTCTGGTGCTTCTTATCTCAGTGGCAGTGTATACCTTCTTCCGGAAAGACTTTGGGGCTATTCATGCTCCTAAGCTGGCGCAAGCCAAAGAGGTATGGTACGGAGTAGGAGTGGGGCTGGTCATCGGGTTTTACGATGGATTTTTTGGACCTGGCACCGGCTCGTTTCTCATGTTCATCTTTGTGGGAATCTTCGGGTTTAACTTCCTGGCCGCTTCCGCTTCGGCGAAGGTGGTGAATGTGGCTACCAATCTTTCGGCATTGCTGTATTTTGGGTATAAAGGCTACATTCTGTACCACATAGGTATTCCTATGGCAATTAGTAGTGTTATAGGTTCTATGGTGGG is part of the Rufibacter tibetensis genome and harbors:
- a CDS encoding sulfite exporter TauE/SafE family protein codes for the protein MDILYLCLFAFLAGLIDSVVGGGGLIQLPALFVFLPHVPVPTVFGTGKLSSIAGTSVSMWRYARNVEINWRALLPAAITAFVFSFLGARALSHFDAELLRPIILVLLISVAVYTFFRKDFGAIHAPKLAQAKEVWYGVGVGLVIGFYDGFFGPGTGSFLMFIFVGIFGFNFLAASASAKVVNVATNLSALLYFGYKGYILYHIGIPMAISSVIGSMVGTRIALAKGSGFVRKLFLVVVSGIILKFAYDTFK
- a CDS encoding aspartate-semialdehyde dehydrogenase; translated protein: MKVAVVGATGLVGGEMLKVLAERNFPVDELLLVASEKSVGQKMNFQGKEYTVIGMEEAIARKPEIAIFSAGGSVSKEMAPKFAEAGTTVVDNSSAWRMDPSKKLVVPEINASELTPEDKIIANPNCSTIQMVVALNNLHKALKVKRIVVSTYQSVTGTGKKAVDQLMNERAGKEGEKAYAYPIDLNVIPHIDVFEVNGYTKEEMKMVNETKKIMGDNNIRVTATTVRIPVMGGHSESLNVEFENDFTLEEVYRLLQETPGVIVVDDTANLKYPMPMDAHGKDEVLVGRIRIDETQEKTLNMWVVADNLRKGAATNAVQIAEYLVANKLV
- a CDS encoding DUF6970 domain-containing protein translates to MRSLYAFCLLCLIAFTSCEEEQVYKTCVVENPVQELEWLRVKVSELQKSEYCQFVQTGNFKGRTVFVVGNCDPLINSINSVYDCDGNLLCYGGDETCPNFQQEVKDVKLVWTNGK
- a CDS encoding lamin tail domain-containing protein; protein product: MRQFFLAFILTIAILPALQAQIQESFSDGDFTQRPVWAGDTDHFRVNTIGQLQSNGPTATGSTLHLATTNTLATNTQWEFYAQLAFATSSGNYAEVHLISDQPDLKGALRGYFVRMGGTEDDISLYRKDGASATKIIDGPDKALVSSDTKLWIRVTRTATHDWTLEVDLTGTRQKYEVLGRSQDARYTTTRYAGVLFRYSQANAQRFYFDDFTVKQIGGLSLLNSVATNARTVELTFSAPVSQIEATNTSYYRVNERLLPANAEWQATSPQKVRLQFNEDLETGRNYLEVLRMIDAEGNAAQNLTITFAYTPTALPGDVRLTEIYADVNPLQDLPAAEFIEIYNRSNKTFNLAGWKYSDATASAGVFPDYLLRPGAYLIICAARDTILYKSFGPVLGLATFPSLNDSGDDVELFDANGQLIDLVRYSNSWYRETAKKEGGWSLELLNVNSACVGGSQWKASESPMGGTPGKVNSVQVVDKEAPVLQQIAATTATTILLQFNEPLDSAEALQLNRYIISPGMAVQQVRVAGSLTEVELILTTPLRENERYAVTVQGLKDCSGNVTPTVQKTVVMPAAPKQGEVVINEILFNPRTGGVDFVEVVNRSSNHLNLQNWKLANRSAGAVANSRNVSAQSLVLAPGGYLVFTSDPEILLREYPSGHPERFVQMGSMPSFPDEAGNVVLLLPNQEIMDEVAYQSKQHFKLISDAEGVSLERITLAGPSAPENFHSAATTVKATPGYENSQSQEIVASARKLSMHPKTITPDGDGVDDALLLRFRMAQPGYVAHVTIYDTHGRPIRKLSNNTLLGAENVLQWDGLTDAGTKAAIGYYIVLVELFNLQGQKEVLKETAVVGGRF